Proteins from one Oncorhynchus tshawytscha isolate Ot180627B linkage group LG16, Otsh_v2.0, whole genome shotgun sequence genomic window:
- the LOC112216167 gene encoding tumor necrosis factor receptor superfamily member 9, whose protein sequence is MHLVLRVLCFSLLIPGCLSSTGEIAIGCAQWRTSAGSPDICCESCHPGNRLVTPCGPDPKKLCVPCRNETYTTDTTSFSCRRCTQCVGGALTLKKACTRSKDTECDCKAGLRCGDGHCSFCVQECGKGREPLPAARSCRNCPVGTFSDQIHEKCKPWRTSCPHPHEQIVALGDAVSDSKCRITNNSIPQVITLPTKRGSEDGTGLVWAITALCGVFIILIILFLVIIINNNKKKPEKTTHNEPNLIVPTPPTDEPRSLIEVSFHHPQQEQGSSSETLHSQDSETKLLPV, encoded by the exons ATGCATCTGGTACTCAGGGTACTGTGTTTCTCTCTGCTCATACCGGGCTGTCTGAGTAGCACTGGTGAGATAGCGATAGGCTGTGCGCAATGGAGAACCTCTGCTGGTTCTCCGGATATCTGCTGTGAAAGCTGCCATCCAG gGAACCGTCTGGTGACTCCCTGTGGTCCAGACCCGAAAAAGCTGTGTGTTCCCTGTAGGAATGAGACCTACACAACTGACACAACATCATTCTCCTGTCGCAGGTGTACTCAGTGCGTAG gtggggcCCTGACCCTTAAGAAGGCCTGTACAAGAAGCAAGGACACAGAGTGTGACTGTAAGGCAGGACTCAGATGTGGTGATGGCCACTGCTCCTTCTGTGTCCAGGAGTGTGGAAAGGGTCGGGAACCTCTTCCCGCTGCAC GCTCCTGCCGGAATTGTCCAGTTGGGACCTTCAGTGACCAAATCCATGAGAAGTGTAAGCCTTGGAGAACAAG CTGTCCCCATCCCCATGAACAGATTGTGGCCTTGGGAGATGCAGTTAGTGACAGCAAGTGCCGCATTACCAACAATTCCATCCCCCAAGTGATTACCTTACCTACGAAACGGGGCTCTGAAG ATGGCACAGGGCTGGTTTGGGCTATAACGGCCTTGTGTGGAGTCTTTATCATCCTTATTATCTTGTTTCtggtcatcatcatcaacaacaacaaaaagaaacCAGAGAAGACAACCCACAATGAGCCAAACCTTATTGTGCCAACTCCTCCTACAG aTGAGCCGAGGAGCCTGATAGAGGTCAGTTTCCACCACCCTCAGCAGGAACAGGGCAGCAGTTCTGAAACACTGCACTCCCAGGACTCTGAGACCAAGCTCCTGCCTGTGTGA